The following are encoded together in the Bombus affinis isolate iyBomAffi1 chromosome 6, iyBomAffi1.2, whole genome shotgun sequence genome:
- the LOC126918007 gene encoding adenylate cyclase type 9 isoform X3: MSSMTPPLNRKRSSSVSFTRAKDDSEDATDEIHISLAPYIQTYLAHSGQGLGCCGISLPVPFERAAPRSWWNPRFDSEILEEQFKRSAFPQIRLRFRYALTYILLVSLTWLAYFVVIGTEYNTTTWPAIAAVFTAIGAMVGQSLLVRRQLEMEKQLKEKMIHSVMPPKVADWLMAESEREREREDSLKKGSIPSNNTDIRSLFRPFNMHSMENVSILFADIVGFTRMSSNKTAEELVGILNDLFERFDDLCEHHGCEKISTLGDCYYCVSGCPEPRPDHAKCCIEMGLAMIEAIKQFDIERREGVNMRVGVHTGTVLCGIVGTKRFKFDVWSNDVTLANKLESTGKPGRVHLSEKTLNFLDDRYITEEGDLINGIKTYFIKSRKSDFTNQFIMNITSPISISPLMQSRHRLASCNSQSKSKYHYLHMVTNTSNYRMKANSLPSILDSENGDTDTADEKGNANKSPISVASYGKKKARNKPWKYLQRQRTTEEMTPLEMEEPKAVIVDKSKIESQSYEDRNGFRQNTSQNEIEMDPNPVPSSPLLSGQEPLSRASSMCSRKDSGIRSNSRRSSIQQQLFLMNGMAQGDLLAHRVSGYYTSSSTLNSVHEPSSSVPPYPFPPAVTDTFGACFHKLRKQSDLQLIRCVQDNVSSQRSYFVKPPLSSMTLFFKNKEMEKEYRENAHKVSECISGNPPTLATSRFNTYFDILISALVYTAVTVSLFLICDPTLYYMIFFVSAATIQIIAVLLCVRQLLYPDVVHATLTQRIFKFFSQWYPWHICGAILVGLPITSILLNYTCSNFHNLNNFEYYYGYLIVVGIVHFCNFTQLNCWMKNFLVTFMGVLFLYLVMYHLLYDQENLGNQLINNSLNYSQAMINKRAIGLISNQFNEIMAKKGFDNTPDLLLNSTTNLTLMRLKEAETRYHKRLYNSEIFLDLILLLLLVWFLNREFEISYRLSFHGNAVAARDKSRVQSMKNQADWLLHNIIPKYVADQLKTTAKYSQNHKAVGIIFASIVNFNELYDESYLGGKEYLRVLNELIGDFDELLEKPEFSNVEKIKTIGSTFMAASGLNPQVRQQSEHEYMHLFQLIDFAMAMHKVINDFNRELLGFKLILRIGFNYGDVTAGVIGATKLYYDIWGDAVNIASRMDSTGVAGRIQVAKNSLDILSERYEFEPRGQVYVKGKDNMDVFLLIGEKDDINTTTNT; encoded by the exons ATGTCAAGTATGACTCCTCCTTTAAATCGAAAACGAAGCTCATCTGTTAGTTTTACAAGAGCTAAGGATGATAGCGAAGATGCTACAGATGAAATTCATATATCTTTAGCACCATATATACAAACATATTTGGCACACAGTGGACAAGGACTTGGATGTTGTGGAATTAGCCTTCCAGTACCATTTGAACGTGCAGCCCCAAGATCTTGGTGGAATCCTAGATTTGATTCAGAAATACTTGAAGAACAATTTAAAAGGAGTGCCTTTCCACAAATTAGATTAAGATTCCG atatgctCTAACATATATTTTACTGGTTTCTTTGACATGGCTGGCATATTTTGTTGTAATTGGAACAGAATACAATACTACAACATGGCCAGCTATAGCAGCAGTATTCACTGCTATTGGAGCAATG GTCGGGCAATCACTGTTGGTCCGGCGTCAGCTCGAAATGGAGAAACAACTTAAAGAGAAGATGATTCACTCGGTAATGCCGCCTAAAGTCGCAGATTGGTTAATGGCAGAAAGTGAACGTGAGAGAGAACGGGAGGATTCTTTAAAAAAAGGTTCGATACCGTCCAATAATACAGATATTCGCTCATTGTTTCGACCATTTAATATGCATTCAATGGAAAATGTTAGTATCCTATTCGCTGATATTGTTGGGTTTACGCGAATGAGTTCCAATAAGACTGCAGAAGAGTTGGTAGGCATTTTAAATGATCTTTTTGAAAGATTCGATGATTTATGTGAACATCATGGATGTGAGAAAATTTCTACATTGGGAGACTGTTATTACTGTGTAAGTGGATGCCCAGAACCAAGGCCTGATCATGCAAAATGTTGCATTGAAATGGGATTAg CCATGATAGAAGCTATAAAACAGTTTGATATTGAGAGAAGAGAAGGCGTTAATATGAGAGTCGGAGTGCATACTGGAACTGTACTCTGTGGAATAGTAGGTACTAAAAGATTTAAATTCGATGTCTGGTCTAATGATGTAACTCTAGCAAACAAACTAGAAAGCACGGGAAAACCAGGAAGAGTTCACCTAAGTGAAAAAACATTAAATTTCCTCGATGATCGATATATTACAGAGGAAGGGGATTTAATAAATG GTATTAAAACTTATTTTATCAAAAGCCGAAAATCAGATTTCACCAATCAGTTCATAATGAATATTACATCTCCGATAAGTATATCGCCTTTGATGCAATCGCGTCATCGTCTGGCCTCTTGTAATAGCCAATCTAAATCTAAATATCATTACCTCCATATGGTTACTAATACAAGTAATTATAGAATGAAAGCAAATTCTTTGCCAAGTATTCTGGATTCCGAAAACGGAGATACTGATACCGCAGATGAAAAGGGGAACGCAAATAAAAGTCCGATATCTGTTGCCAGTTATGGAAAGAAAAAAGCGCGAAACAAGCCGTGGAAATATTTACAACGACAACGAACTACCGAGGAAATGACACCTTTAGAAATGGAAGAACCCAAAGCAGTTATTGTCGATAAATCAAAAATTGAATCTCAATCATACGAAGATCGCAATGGATTTAGGCAG AATACGTCTCAAAATGAGATTGAAATGGATCCAAATCCTGTACCTTCTAGTCCTTTATTGTCTGGTCAAGAGCCACTCAGTCGTGCCTCTTCTATGTGCAGTAGGAAAGATTCCGGAATTAGAAGTAATAGcagacgtagtagtatacagcAGCAG ttatttttgaTGAACGGCATGGCTCAAGGAGATTTATTAGCACACAGAGTGAGTGGCTATTATACTTCTAGTTCGACATTAAACTCTGTTCATGAGCCGTCGTCTTCAGTACCACCCTATCCATTTCCTCCAGCAGTCACGGATACCTTTGGTGCATGTTTTCACAAATTAAGAAAACAATCTGACCTACAATTAATCAG GTGCGTTCAAGATAATGTAAGTTCTCAACGATCATACTTCGTGAAACCTCCACTTTCGAGTATGACACTCTTTTTCAAGAACAAAGAAATGGAAAAGGAGTATAGAGAAAATGCTCATAAGGTTAGCGAATGTATCAGTGGAAATCCACCTACTCTGGCTACCTCGAGATTCAATACATACTTTGATATTCTGATATCGGCGTTGGTTTATACTGCCGTTACAGTATCGCTCTTTTTAATTTGCGATCcaacgttatattatatgatTTTTTTTGTATCTGCTGCTACCATTCAAATTATAGCGGTATTGCTTTGTGTTCGTCAACTTTTATATCCGGATGTGGTCCATGCAACGTTGACGCAGcgaattttcaaattcttttCACAATGGTACCCGTGGCATATATGCGGTGCAATTCTTGTCGGCTTACCGATTACGTCAATTCTTCTCAATTATACGTGCAGTAACTTTCATAATTTGAACAatttcgaatattattatgGTTACTTAATCGTTGTTGGTATAGTTCATTTTTGTAATTTCACGCAACTCAATTGTTGGATGAAAAATTTCTTGGTAACATTCATGGGTGTATTGTTTCTTTATCTTGTAATGTATCATCTATTATATGATCAAGAAAATCTCGgtaatcaattaattaataactCGCTCAATTACTCACAAGCCATGATAAATAAACGTGCCATTGGCTTAATCAGCAatcaatttaacgaaattatgGCTAAAAAAGGATTCGATAATACTCCTGATTTGTTGTTAAATTCCACAACGAACCTCACACTTATGAGATTAAAAGAGGCAGAGACCAGATATCATAAAAGATTATACAATTCCGAGATTTTTTTAGATCTGATACTTTTACTTTTGTTAGTTTGGTTTTTAAATCgtgaatttgaaattagttaTCGGTTAAGCTTTCACGGAAACGCGGTAGCCGCACGAGACAAAAGCCGTGTACAATCTATGAAAAATCAAGCCGATTGGCTTTTACACAACATTATACCAAAATATGTTGCTGATCAATTAAAAACCACTGCTAAATATTCACAAAATCATAAAGCTGTAGGAATTATTTTTGCAAGCATAGTGAACTTTAATGAACTCTATGATGAATCTTATTTGGGTGGAAAAGAATATTTGCGTGTGCTTAACGAACTTATTGGTGACTTTGACGAGTTGTTAGAAAAGCCAGAATTCTCGAACGTAGAGAAGATTAAAACTATCGGTAGCACATTTATGGCAGCAAGCGGTTTAAACCCACAAGTTAGGCAACAAAGTGAACATGAATATATGCATCTGTTCCAATTAATAGATTTTGCCATGGCGATGCATAAAGTAATAAACGATTTTAATCGAGAATTGCTAGGTTTCAAATTAATATTGAGAATTGGCTTTAATTATGGCGATGTAACTGCTGGAGTGATCGGGGCAACAAAGTTATACTATGATATCTGGGGTGACGCTGTAAATATAGCATCTAGAATGGATTCGACTGGAGTCGCTGGAAGAATACAAGTGGCCAAGAACTCTTTAGATATACTCTCGGAACGATACGAGTTCGAACCACGTGGCCAAGTTTATGTTAAAGGAAAAGATAATATGGACGTGTTTTTATTAATAGGGGAAAAAGACGATATTAATACAACGACAAACACTTAA